Below is a genomic region from Mesorhizobium sp. NZP2298.
AGCGCGGCACGGCGGTCGAGGCCGATTGAACGGAAGGCATCGGCCTGCGCCAGCCTCTCGATCTCGTCGACATCGAGGCCGGAGCGCAGCCAGACATCCCGGACGGTTTCGTAGCCTGAGCCGCGCCGCTTTGCGAAATCCTCCATGCGTTCCTTTGAAAGACCCTTGATCTGCCGGAAGCCAAGCCGCAGCGCATGATCTGTCTCGATGACACCGCGCATCTCGGCATGACGCGGCAGAATGCGGGCAGGATCGAAAGGCGCTTTTTCCAGGGTACAGTCCCATACGGAATAGTTGACGTCGACCTCGCGGATGTCGACGCCATGGTCGCGCGCGTCGCGTACCAATTGCGCCGGCTGGTAGAATCCCATCGGCTGCGAATTCAGGATCGCGGCGCAGAACACGTCGGGATAGAAGGTCTTGAACCAGCACGAGGCATAGACGAGCAAGGCGAAGGAGGCGGCATGGCTTTCGGGAAAGCCATATTCGCCAAAGCCTTCGATCTGCTTGAAGCAGCGCTCGGCGAAGTCCTTGGTGTAGCCCTTGCCGACCATGCCATTGATCATGCGGTCGCGATAATTGCCGATGGTGCCAGTGCGCTTGAAAGTGGCCATGGCGCGGCGCAGTTCATCGGCTTCGCCCGGCTTGAAGCCGCCGGCGACGATGGCGATCTTCATCGCCTGTTCCTGAAACAGCGGCACGCCAAGCGTCCTGCCGAGGATGTCTTTCAATTCCGCCTTCTGATATTCGGCCTTCTCCTTACCTTGCCGGCGGCGCAGATAGGGATGGACCATGTCGCCCTGGATAGGGCCGGGCCGAACGATCGCCACCTCGATGACAAGGTCATAGAAATCGCGCGGCTGGAGCCTTGGCAGCATCGACATCTGCGCGCGAGACTCGATCTGGAAGACGCCGAGCGTATCGGCGCGGCAGATCATGTCGTAGACACGCCTGTCTTCCGGCGGCAAGGTGGCCAGCACATAGGGTTGGCCGTAGGGATCCCGGGCTTTTGGATAGTGCTCCGTAAGCAGAGTGAAGGCGCGCTGCAGGCAGGTCAGCATGCCGAGCGCCAGCACATCCACTTTGAGGATCTTCACCGAGTCGAGATCGTCCTTGTCCCATTCGACCATCTTGCGCTGGTCCATCGCCGTCTTGACGATGGGCACGATCTCGTCGAGGCGGTCCCTGGTGATGACGAAGCCGCCGACATGCTGGGAGAGGTGACGGGGAAAGCCCATGATCTCGTTGGCGCGTTCCATCACATGCCGCGACGTGGGGTCGCTTCGGTCAAGGCCGCCGGCGCGAGCTTCCTTCTCGCCGAGCTCCGAGGTCGACCAGCCCCAGATCGAACCGGATAATGACGCCCTGACATCCTCCGACAGCCCCATCGCCTTGGAGACCTCGCGCAGCGCCGAGCGGCCGCGATAGCTGATGACGGCGGCCGCGAGCGCGGTGCGCTTGGAGCTGTATTTGGTATAGATGTACTGCATCACCTCTTCGCGTCGTTCATGCTCGAAGTCGACGTCGATGTCGGGCGGTTCATTCCTTTCTTCGGAAATGAAACGCTCGAACAGCGTATCGATCTTGTCCGGCCCCACCTCGGTGATGCCGATACAGAAGCAGATGATGGAATTGGCGGCAGATCCACGGCCCTGGCAGAGGATATTCTGGCTGCGGGCGAATTTGATGATGTCGTAGACGGTCAGGAAATAGCGGGCGTAATTCAGCCGCTCGATCAGAGCGAGCTCTTCCTGAATGCGTTTTATGACGCTGGTGGGGACACCGCCCGGGAAGCGCTTGGCCGCGCCTTCTCGCGCCAGCCTTTCCAGCTCGGCCTGCGGGCCAAGGCCCGATTCCGTCGGCTCGTCGGGGTAGTTGTACTGGAGGTCGCTGAGCGAGAAGGTCAGCTCCTCCCCGAAACGCAGCGTCTCGGCCAGCGCTTGCGGGTGCCTGCGGAACAGACGCGCCATCTCCAGCGGCGGCTTCAGGTGACGCTCGGCGTTGGCGGTGAGCTCAAGGCCGACCTCGGCGACGGCCGTGTTGAGGCGGATCGCGGTCAGCACGTCCTGCAGCGGGCGTCGTTCGGCTGTGTGGTAGAGGACATCGTTGGTCGCCATCAGCGGGATGCCGGCACTCTCTGCCAACGCCGCCGCCTGCTCGATCCGGAAACGGTCATTGCCGGCATAACAGGGCGAGACGCCAAGCCGCAGGGCTTGGCCGAAGCGATCCTTGAGCTGGCGAAGCAGGGCAAGACCGCCTTGCGCGTCCGCTACCAGATCGGGCAGGACCGCCAGCGACATCAGGTCCCCCCATTCCAGGAGGTCGCCGCGCTGGAGAAGCGTGGCGCCCTTTTCGGTCTCGTCACGCAGATTGGCCTGGGTGAGCATGCGGCACAGATGCCCCCAGCCCGCACGGTTCCGGGGATAGGCGAGAATGTCCGGCGTGCCGTCGCCGAAAACCAGCCGGCAGCCGGGGTGATAGGAGAGTTTTTCGACCTTGGCCTGCTGCCAGGCGCGCACCACGCCGGCAACCGTGTTGCGGTCGGCAAGGCCGATCGCGGAGAATCCCAGGAGCTTGGCCGCGACCACCAGTTCCTCCGGCTTGGAGGCGCCGCGCAGGAAGGAGAAATTCGACTGGATGCCGAACTCGGCATAGGGAATGACGGTCAGCGCATTCATGCGAAGACCCCGTGCATGAACCAGCGCGGCGGCACCTGCGGGTTGCCATAAAGGCCTTGCCGGTAGAGCCAGAAGCGGCGGCCGTCGGCATCCTCGATGCGGAAATAGTCACGGGTGGATGTGGCCGGATCGCTTGACGCCTCACGCCACCATTCGGCGGCGATGCGTTCCGGACCTTCGACCCGGGTGACGCGGTAGAGCGCGCGCCGCCAGCGGAAGTGCAGCGGCGGCCCCTCCGGCATTTCGGTAGCGGGCACCTCGATGGGTTCGGGCGCGCGGAACAGCCGGATCGGCCGCTCCGGTGGGAAGATGGTTCTGGGCGCCTGCATCCTGTCCGGCTTCTTCGGCGGCGTGGTCCGGCGCGGGGCCTCGGTGAAAGGGACGATGGCGACGGCGCGTTCCGGCAGATGGCTTTCCACGGCGACCGGTTGCAGCACCGCGCCCTCGCCGAGCCGGGCACGGATGCGGTCGGCGAACAGCGCGATATCGGCGCCATCGTCGGCCACCTCGCCCGTCAGGTCGGCCTGCGCCATGTCGAAAGCGGCGACAGCCAGCACGGAGAGCCGCACCAGGTCGAAGCCATAGCCGGCATCGATACCTTGCTCGAGTGCCGCCAGCCTTTCATGGAACAGCTTCTGGATCAGCCGGGGATCGCGCATCGGCCGCGAGGTGCCCAGCGCAATGCGGCTGACCGCGCCGTCGACGCGGAAGAGCAGCAGCGCCAGCGTCCTGGCGCCCTCGCCCCGGCGCTCGAGATCGGTCTTCAAGGTCGTCGCCAGCAGGCCGACCAGCCGTTCGATGTCCTCGGTCAGCGTGACGGGCTCGGCGAGATGGCGCTCGACCGAAAGCGGCGCGACGGGAAGGCGCGGCGAGACCGCCTCGTCGAGGCGGCCAAGCGCCTGGTCGAGGCGCAGCAGCAAGGCGGCGCCGAAGCGGCGGGCGAGCGGTGCGCGCGGTGCGGCCATGACGGCGCCCGCCGTGCGCAGGCCGACGCTCTCCAGGCTGGCGCGGGTTTCCGGCACTATGCGCAATGCGGCGAGCGGCAAGGGCGCCAGCAGTGCTTCCTCCTCGCCGCCGGCGACGATGCGGTCGCCGCAAAAGCGTGCCGCCGCCCAGGCCGCCCCCGGCGTCGGGGCAAGGCCGGCGCGGACATCGAACCCCTGATGGAAGAAGCGCGACAGTATGTCGTCCAGCATGGCGCGTTCGCCACCGAACAGATGAGTGCAGCCGGTGACGTCGAGGAACAGGCCGTCCGTCCCGTCCAGCGCCACCAGCGGGGTGTAGCGGTCGCACCAGTCGGCAAGGCCTTCGAGCAGGCGGCGGTCGGCTTCCGGATCGGCCTCGACGATGTCGATCGAGGGATGCATGGCGCGCGCATCGGCAATGCCCATGTCGCGCTTCAGGTGCAGCGCCTCAGCCCGCTCGTCGAGGGCCGAGATGCGCTGCGCGTTGCCCTGGCGGTGGCTGACCACCAGTGGCGGATGATCCGACGACGGCCGGGAACGCCAGGACCGCCCCAGACGCTGCCGCAGGATCCTTTCGGCCGCGAGGTAGGGAAACCACAGGGACAGGATTCTTTGGCCGGTCTGCCCGTCTTTCCTCGCTTCGTCTTTCTTCGCCCCATCTCTCGTCGAATACGCGTTCATCGGGGTTCCACTCCAGTGTGAATTGTCCTGGCAGGGCCGTGCGGCTCTTGCCGATGGTAATGGTGAAGGCAGGGCGGCCGATCGAACCGGCGAGCGGCCCGGCGATCGTGGCGCGCGGCACGGCCGGCGCCGACGCGACGATGAGGCGGACGGGCGCCGCCGTCGGTTCGGGCTCGGCCGCCTGCCGCAGCAGGAACACCGGCCGGCCGGCGCTTGCCGCCCTTGCATGCAGCCGGCGCGTCGCGGTCAGGTCCAGCCGCTGCGGGTTGCCGCGAATTTCCAGGATGACGGCGGCGAGTGCCGTCATCCGGGCGGCCTCCTCGGCGACCCACAGCGCATCGACGAGCCTGGGCGCCTCGGAAAACAGCAATTGCCGGGGCTCGATGCCGAATGAGGCATGCAGCCCCCTGGCATAGGGAAAGCCAGCCTCGCCAAAGATCTCCGATGTACCGATCCACAGCACCGGCAGTCCGTGTGCCTGCTTCAGGATCAGGCTGGTGAGCGACAGAGCGAAGCCGGCGATGGCTCCGGCATCGCGGGTTTGCCCGCCATGGATTTCGCTCAAGGCGGCTTTCGGCAGGCCGCCGCTCAGGGCGGCATCGAGGCGCTCGACGCCGATGGGCAGGAAGGCATCCGGCAAGGCCGCGGCAAGGCCGCGTCGAACGATTGTGAGATCGGCACTGGACGTGACATCGGCGCTGGCGTCGGCATCAAGCGGCGCGGCGGCCGGCGCCTGCAGGCGCTCGGGCAGCGTTCCCTCGATTTTCGCGATCTGGCGGCGCAGGGCAAAAACAGTCTCCCGCGCCACGGCGCTCATCGCCATGACGGTCAGCTTCCACTCACAATTGTTCCTGTTATGTTCCTATAGATTCCAGAGGGCGATTGAAGAGTCAAGCAGAGTCACAAGGAATTTATTCCTCATCCCGTGCGCCTCAGCCCTGTTATTTGCCTCGACCGGTGCGAAAGCCTATATGCCGGGATCAAAGGACAAAGCATGGCCCGCATCTACAAAACCCGCACCTGGCATGGCGAACTTGCGCCCTCGATGGAGGAGCTGGAGTTCCTCGCGCTGGAGGCCTATGCCCATTTGCCGGAGGACTTTCGCAAGCTGACCGGCGAGATCGTCATCCAGATCGCCGAGTTCCCGACCGACGAAATCATGGACGACCTGTCGCTGGAAACGCCGTTCGACCTGCTCGGCCTGTTCGAGGGACGCGGCATCGCCGAGCGCTGGAACCCGCAGACCGGCGAAGGCCCGAACCGCATCACGCTCTACCGACGCGCCATGCTCGACTACTGGGCCGAAAACGAGGAAACGCTGGGCGACATCGTCACCCATGTGCTGATCCACGAGATCGGCCACCATTTCGGCCTGTCGGACGATGATATGGAGCGGATCGAGGAAGCGGCTGAATAAGCTCGAAGAGAGGAAGCCCCTACCAATCACTAAGCTTGGTGTCCGGCCCGTATTCCTGGCCGTCGACGTCCTTCACCACGGCCTGGCCGCAGCGCATGGTCTTGGCTTTCTTGTCATAGGCATAGGTCGGCGAGCCGAACAGGTGCCAGCCCTTGTTCAGCGCCGCCGTCACCTTGTGGCAGAAGCTGGCGTCGTCCGGGCCGGTCAGAAAGCGGTAGAGTTTCATTTTCTCAAGTCCTGTCGTGAATGAACTTGGCCGCGATCATGCGCCGATGGCGGCGGCCTTCGCCAGCAGTTTTTCGGCCTGCGCCAGGTGCAGCCGCTCGACCATTCTGCCATTCAGCGCGATCACGCCCTTGCCATTGTTTTCGGCAAGGGCAAACGCGTCCTTCACCAGGCGCGCCTCGGTCAGCGCCGCCGGCGATGGCGCGAAGGCGCGGTTCGCCGCGTCGATCTGGGCCGGATGGATGAGGGTCTTGCCGTCGAAGCCCATGGCCGCCGCTTCCGCGCACTCGCGGGCAAAGGCGTCGAGATCGCGAAAATCGTTGGCTACGCCGTCGAGCATGTCGAGACCGCCGGCGCGAGCGGCCAGCACCATCTGCATCAGCCACGGCACGAGGTAGCGCCGGTCCGGCGTCGCCAGCACGCCGGTGTCCTTGGCAAGGTCATTCGTTCCGGCAACGAAACAATTCAGCCGTGAGGCGGGATCGCGGCCAAGCTCGGCGATCGCGCCGATGTTGAGCATGGCCTTGGGCGTCTCGATCATCGCCCACAGCTTCACGCTGTCGGGGGCAAAATTGTCATCGAGCACGTCGCCGACCTCAAGGATATCGCGCGGTGTGGCGACCTTGGACAACAGGATGCCGTCGGGCTCGAATTTTGCCGCGGCAAGCAGGTCGTCGGCGCCCCATTCGCTGGCCAGCGCATTGACCCGCACCACCATCTCGCAGCGGCGGCCAAGGGCGACCGGGCGATTGTCGAAAATGCCAGCCAGCTTTTCGCGGGCGGCGACCTTGTCGGCCGGGGCGACGGCATCCTCGAGGTCGATGATGACGGCATCACAGGCAAGCTGCGCGATCTTGGCCAGTGCCTTGTCGTTGGAGGCCGGGACATAGAGCACCGAGCGACGCGGGCGGTAGGGTTCGGTTGTCATGCTCGATCTATGCCGTCTGTGGATGGTCGAGGCAAGCGTCCGACCGGTACCTGACACGAGCCAGTCGTCGAAGTTGGCACAGGCCCTGCACGAAAACTGCACACGCCTGCGGAAAAGCTCCTCGGATCCGCCCTGCTGTTTCCCTGCCGGCCTGCGAGACGGGCGGCATGCAAAAGCGAGCAAAACCCCGTTGGTCCCTGCCCTACCGGCTGCGCAGCGAAGGCTGGTGGCTGGTCGATCCGCCGCGCGCGAATCCCGCGGCGATCCTCATTCCCTTTGTCCGCAAGAGCTTGCCGGCCATGCGGTCGGTCGCGATCAGGAAGGTCCGTTCATGACATCGTTTCTCACAGCGGCACCGAGCTATTGCAGCCGCTTCGGTATTGCCGTCCTGCTGGTCGTGCTGGCGGATTTTCTCTTCTATGGTCAGCCCGCCGGCATCACGGTTTTCCTGTTCGCCCTCCTGATCGCCGCGGCGATCGTGGCCGTGCATCCCGCTGCCTTCAGCGACGGCAGGGTCTGGCTCAAGGCCTCCGCCTTGCTTGTCGCGTTGCTGCCGCTCGCTGAAAATGTCAGCGCCCCGTCGGCCGCGATCGCGCTTGCGGCCCTGGTCGTGTTCGCGCTTTCGCTGAGCGGCCGCTTGCGATACCGCATCGCCCGCATGGCCGGCCAGATCGCACTGTTTTTGCTGGCGGCACCGTTCCGGTTCGCCAATGATTTCATCCGCTGGCGCAAGACCGCGCGCCGGTTCGGCGGGCGCCGCATCCGGCTGGCGGCGATCGCGGTCTGGGTAATGCCGCTGACGCTGGGCGCTGTCTTCCTGGCGCTGTTCGGCGCCGCCAATCCGGTCATCGACTACTGGCTGTCGCTGATCGACCTGGTGAAGCTGCTCGATCTCATCCAGCTGACGCGGATTGCCTTCTGGCTGTTCGTGCTCGCCGGCGTCTGGGCTTTTCTGCGGCCACGCCTGCCGCGGTTCCGGCAGCGCATCCCTCGGCCGAACCATCCCCCCGCCGATGCCCAACCGGCGGCCGTCCCGGACAGGCATGTCGTCGAGGACATCGTGTTCGGCAAGGCAGCCATCCTGCGCGCGCTTGTCGTCTTCAACATCCTGTTCGCGCTGCAGACCGGGCTCGACGCCACCTATCTGTGGGGCGGGGCCGCGCTTCCCGACGGGCTGAGCTATGCCGCCTATGCCCATCGCGGCGCCTATCCCTTGATCGTCACGGCGCTGCTTGCCGCCGGTTTTGTCCTTGCGGCGCTCAGGCCCGGAAGCGAAACCTCGGCGGATCCGCTCATCCGCCGGCTGGTCTATGCCTGGGTCGGGCAGAACATCATGCTTGTCATCTCGTCGATCCTGCGGCTCGACCTCTATGTCGGCATCTACGCGCTGACCTACTGGCGCATCGCCGCGTTCGTCTGGATGGGGCTGGTGGCGGCGGGCCTTGCACTGATCATCGCCCGCATCGCGCTTGGAAAATCCAATGAATGGCTCTTGTCCGCCAATCTTCTGACGTTATCGGCGGTGCTTTATGCCTGCTGCTTCATCAACTTCGCGGCCACGATCGCCAACTACAATGTCGACCATTCCTTCGAGATGACCGGCCAGGGCATTCCCCTCGACGCCTGGTATCTGCGCTCGCTCGGTCCGGGCGCGTTTCCGGCGCTGGATCGCTTCTTCGATCATCAAGGCAGGACGGCTGAAGCCGGCGCCACACTCGAACTGGCGAGACTGCGTGCCGTCGATGAAGGCTGGTACCGAACCGTTCAGGAAAACTGGCGCGCCTGGAGTTTTCGCGATTGGCGCCTGCTTCGATATCTCGACACCAGGGGGCCGTTCGTGGTTCCTGATGCCACCAAACCGTACGGGACGGGCCGCTGATCCATGCCGCATCACATCCTCGTCGCCGACGATGATCCGCATATCCGCGAAGTGATCTGCTTCGCGCTGGAAAAGGCCGGCATGAAGACTTCAGCCGTTTCCGATGGCGCCGCCGCCCTGCAGGCGGTCGAACGGCATCCGCCCGACCTCATCGTGCTCGATATCGGCATGCCCGAGATGGACGGGCTGGAGGTCTGCCGGCGGCTCAGGCAGCGATCCGACGTGCCGGTGCTGTTCCTGTCGGCGCGAGACGAAGAGATCGACCGCATCCTCGGTCTCGAAATGGGCGGCGACGACTATGTGACGAAGCCGTTCAGTCCGCGCGAGCTCGTCGCTCGTGTCAACGTCATCCTGCGGCGTGCCCGCCCGGCGGCGCCCGAACCGGCCGACGACAGGCAGTTTTCGCATGGCAAGCTCACTCTGGCGCCGGCCAGCCACGCGGCCGCCTTCAACGGTGAGCCGCTTGCCCTGACGGGGATCGAGTTCTCGATCCTGAGAGGGTTTCTGGCGCGGCCCACGCATGTGCTCGACCGCGATGCGGTGATGGCCAATGCCTATGCCGGCAGGATCCATGTCGCCGACCGCACAGTCGACAGCCATATCCGCAACATCCGCGCCAAGCTGGCGGCGGCGGGTTGCCAGGAGGTCATCGAGACCGTGCACGGTGTCGGCTTCCGGCTCGGCCGATGCGGCTGACGAGCAAATGGATCGGCC
It encodes:
- a CDS encoding response regulator transcription factor — its product is MPHHILVADDDPHIREVICFALEKAGMKTSAVSDGAAALQAVERHPPDLIVLDIGMPEMDGLEVCRRLRQRSDVPVLFLSARDEEIDRILGLEMGGDDYVTKPFSPRELVARVNVILRRARPAAPEPADDRQFSHGKLTLAPASHAAAFNGEPLALTGIEFSILRGFLARPTHVLDRDAVMANAYAGRIHVADRTVDSHIRNIRAKLAAAGCQEVIETVHGVGFRLGRCG
- a CDS encoding error-prone DNA polymerase, producing MNALTVIPYAEFGIQSNFSFLRGASKPEELVVAAKLLGFSAIGLADRNTVAGVVRAWQQAKVEKLSYHPGCRLVFGDGTPDILAYPRNRAGWGHLCRMLTQANLRDETEKGATLLQRGDLLEWGDLMSLAVLPDLVADAQGGLALLRQLKDRFGQALRLGVSPCYAGNDRFRIEQAAALAESAGIPLMATNDVLYHTAERRPLQDVLTAIRLNTAVAEVGLELTANAERHLKPPLEMARLFRRHPQALAETLRFGEELTFSLSDLQYNYPDEPTESGLGPQAELERLAREGAAKRFPGGVPTSVIKRIQEELALIERLNYARYFLTVYDIIKFARSQNILCQGRGSAANSIICFCIGITEVGPDKIDTLFERFISEERNEPPDIDVDFEHERREEVMQYIYTKYSSKRTALAAAVISYRGRSALREVSKAMGLSEDVRASLSGSIWGWSTSELGEKEARAGGLDRSDPTSRHVMERANEIMGFPRHLSQHVGGFVITRDRLDEIVPIVKTAMDQRKMVEWDKDDLDSVKILKVDVLALGMLTCLQRAFTLLTEHYPKARDPYGQPYVLATLPPEDRRVYDMICRADTLGVFQIESRAQMSMLPRLQPRDFYDLVIEVAIVRPGPIQGDMVHPYLRRRQGKEKAEYQKAELKDILGRTLGVPLFQEQAMKIAIVAGGFKPGEADELRRAMATFKRTGTIGNYRDRMINGMVGKGYTKDFAERCFKQIEGFGEYGFPESHAASFALLVYASCWFKTFYPDVFCAAILNSQPMGFYQPAQLVRDARDHGVDIREVDVNYSVWDCTLEKAPFDPARILPRHAEMRGVIETDHALRLGFRQIKGLSKERMEDFAKRRGSGYETVRDVWLRSGLDVDEIERLAQADAFRSIGLDRRAALWEVRALGARSAAEKLPLFDQPALRLRELEPETKLPKMPLGEHVIHDYRSLGLSLKAHPVAFLRERLDRAGVTPNANLPSQRDGRRVSVAGLVLVRQRPGKGNAIFLTLEDDKAVANVIFWERTFTRFRPIVMGARFVKVTGKLQSESGVVHIVAEKIEDLTPWLTVLLEKVSGAGAPATRHASEGGPGRSSQTAPARQDLATLSEEAERVMPKGRNFQ
- a CDS encoding ImuA family protein, whose protein sequence is MAMSAVARETVFALRRQIAKIEGTLPERLQAPAAAPLDADASADVTSSADLTIVRRGLAAALPDAFLPIGVERLDAALSGGLPKAALSEIHGGQTRDAGAIAGFALSLTSLILKQAHGLPVLWIGTSEIFGEAGFPYARGLHASFGIEPRQLLFSEAPRLVDALWVAEEAARMTALAAVILEIRGNPQRLDLTATRRLHARAASAGRPVFLLRQAAEPEPTAAPVRLIVASAPAVPRATIAGPLAGSIGRPAFTITIGKSRTALPGQFTLEWNPDERVFDERWGEERRSEERRADRPKNPVPVVSLPRGRKDPAAASGAVLAFPAVVGSSATGGQPPPGQRAAHLGPRRAG
- a CDS encoding DNA polymerase Y family protein, with the protein product MVSHRQGNAQRISALDERAEALHLKRDMGIADARAMHPSIDIVEADPEADRRLLEGLADWCDRYTPLVALDGTDGLFLDVTGCTHLFGGERAMLDDILSRFFHQGFDVRAGLAPTPGAAWAAARFCGDRIVAGGEEEALLAPLPLAALRIVPETRASLESVGLRTAGAVMAAPRAPLARRFGAALLLRLDQALGRLDEAVSPRLPVAPLSVERHLAEPVTLTEDIERLVGLLATTLKTDLERRGEGARTLALLLFRVDGAVSRIALGTSRPMRDPRLIQKLFHERLAALEQGIDAGYGFDLVRLSVLAVAAFDMAQADLTGEVADDGADIALFADRIRARLGEGAVLQPVAVESHLPERAVAIVPFTEAPRRTTPPKKPDRMQAPRTIFPPERPIRLFRAPEPIEVPATEMPEGPPLHFRWRRALYRVTRVEGPERIAAEWWREASSDPATSTRDYFRIEDADGRRFWLYRQGLYGNPQVPPRWFMHGVFA
- a CDS encoding metallopeptidase family protein, whose protein sequence is MARIYKTRTWHGELAPSMEELEFLALEAYAHLPEDFRKLTGEIVIQIAEFPTDEIMDDLSLETPFDLLGLFEGRGIAERWNPQTGEGPNRITLYRRAMLDYWAENEETLGDIVTHVLIHEIGHHFGLSDDDMERIEEAAE
- a CDS encoding HpcH/HpaI aldolase/citrate lyase family protein, which gives rise to MTTEPYRPRRSVLYVPASNDKALAKIAQLACDAVIIDLEDAVAPADKVAAREKLAGIFDNRPVALGRRCEMVVRVNALASEWGADDLLAAAKFEPDGILLSKVATPRDILEVGDVLDDNFAPDSVKLWAMIETPKAMLNIGAIAELGRDPASRLNCFVAGTNDLAKDTGVLATPDRRYLVPWLMQMVLAARAGGLDMLDGVANDFRDLDAFARECAEAAAMGFDGKTLIHPAQIDAANRAFAPSPAALTEARLVKDAFALAENNGKGVIALNGRMVERLHLAQAEKLLAKAAAIGA
- a CDS encoding DUF4153 domain-containing protein is translated as MTSFLTAAPSYCSRFGIAVLLVVLADFLFYGQPAGITVFLFALLIAAAIVAVHPAAFSDGRVWLKASALLVALLPLAENVSAPSAAIALAALVVFALSLSGRLRYRIARMAGQIALFLLAAPFRFANDFIRWRKTARRFGGRRIRLAAIAVWVMPLTLGAVFLALFGAANPVIDYWLSLIDLVKLLDLIQLTRIAFWLFVLAGVWAFLRPRLPRFRQRIPRPNHPPADAQPAAVPDRHVVEDIVFGKAAILRALVVFNILFALQTGLDATYLWGGAALPDGLSYAAYAHRGAYPLIVTALLAAGFVLAALRPGSETSADPLIRRLVYAWVGQNIMLVISSILRLDLYVGIYALTYWRIAAFVWMGLVAAGLALIIARIALGKSNEWLLSANLLTLSAVLYACCFINFAATIANYNVDHSFEMTGQGIPLDAWYLRSLGPGAFPALDRFFDHQGRTAEAGATLELARLRAVDEGWYRTVQENWRAWSFRDWRLLRYLDTRGPFVVPDATKPYGTGR
- a CDS encoding DUF1737 domain-containing protein, with product MKLYRFLTGPDDASFCHKVTAALNKGWHLFGSPTYAYDKKAKTMRCGQAVVKDVDGQEYGPDTKLSDW